Proteins encoded in a region of the Microtus ochrogaster isolate Prairie Vole_2 chromosome 19, MicOch1.0, whole genome shotgun sequence genome:
- the Mocs2 gene encoding molybdopterin synthase catalytic subunit, protein MSSLEISNSCFSPETKLPLSPQLAEDRALEPARKDVVEVEEKPKDIILLTAEKLSVDEVSQLVISPQCGAVSLFVGTTRNNFEGKKVTSLEYEAYLPMAENEIRKICLDIRQKWPVRHIAVFHRLGLVPVSEASTIIAVSSAHRAASLEAMSYAIESLKAKVPIWKKEIYEEPASSWKRNKECFWAAGD, encoded by the exons ATGTCGAGCTTGGAGATCAGCAACTCCTGCTTCAGCCCGGAGACGAAATTGCCATTATCCCCCCAATTAGCGGAGGATAGGGCATTGGAGCCAGCTAG GAAAGATGTGGTTGAGGTTGAAGAGAAACCTAAAGACATAATACTGTTGACTGCAGAGAAGCTCTCAGTGGATGAAGTCTCTCAGTTGGTGATCTCCCCGCAGTGTGGTGCAGTGTCTCTCTTTGTAG GGACTACAAGAAATAACTTTGAAGGCAAAAAAGTCACTAGTTTAGAATATGAAGCTTATCTACCAATGgcagaaaatgaaatcagaaaaatTTGTCTTGACATCAGGCAGAAATGGCCAGTCAGACACATCGCGGTGTTCCATCGACTTGG TTTGGTTCCGGTGTCAGAAGCAAGCACAATCATTGCTGTGTCCTCGGCTCACAGAGCCGCGTCCCTGGAAGCCATGAGCTATGCCATTGAGTCTTTGAAAGCCAAGGTGCCCATATGGAAAAAG GAAATATATGAAGAACCAGCATCAtcttggaaaagaaacaaagagtgcTTCTGGGCTGCTGGAGATTAG